The genomic region TCACCAATTATTTCATTTTCAATTTAAGGACAGGGCAATATTTTTCCTTCTGCATTCAATGTTATGGTTCTATTCAAAAACGGATGGTAATAATAATTATTTCAGAAAGTTTCAGGTGACACTCATTATTAATACATGATAACAATCGACTTTGTTCAATAATATCGTTATATATATCGCGAATTTTTAATTTATTGAATTATAATAATACTTCATAAAGTATACAATTTTTTATTAGATTAGTGTTAATTGAAATAAAGAGAATATTTTTACTTATCAATTTATGTTAATTTTATCAAAAAAAAGAAATAAATCAATAAAGTTAACGTAAATCTCTGATAAATTTTTATTTGCTAAAATTTAATAAATTTACATATTTATAATATCGCTTGATACATTTTTATTGTTAATTTTTTATTATTTATCAGTTTAATTATATTTTTGGTTCGATGAAAAAATAAAAGAGTTACCTCATATGATTAAAATTTACACATTTATTTCACCAAATGTATTAAAAGTATCAAAAGAAAAATAATTGATTCTTAGCAAAAAATAAATATTATTTTTTGTTATTATAGTTTATAATATTCAATTATTATTAAATATAATCCTTTTTTTCTAATTTTTAAAAAATATTTTCCGATTATTATATTTTTAAAAGTACATTACAAATAGTATAATCCAAAGTGTAATTGGGTGGGGATTAATTTATATTTTAGGGAGGTATGGACAAAGTGAAACGCTTTTTTTTGAATGTTTTAGTTATTATTACATTGATTTTGTTATTGTTAACAGGGTGTGTGAAACAAGTTGATGAAAATTCTGGAGAAATTATAACTTCTACCAGTATTGTTAAAGGCGAATGGGCTCAGGCGTATTTCAGAGGAACTCCAAACAATTGGGGAACAACATTAATGCAAAAGGTCGCGCCAAACACATGGGAGATTATAATAACATTTAATAATGGTGATGGATATGGATCTCCACGATTCAAGATAGATCATTATGGGGATTGGAGCGAAAGTTATCCTGCATCTGATTATGTGGTCGAACCATATACTACTTATAAAATAACTTTTTATGATGATACGCATTATATTGATGTAAAAAAATATACAAGTCCTATAAATGGAGTTATGTTACAGGCTTTTCAATGGTATTTACCAGAGTATGATGAAAATACACAAAGAGGTTTATGGGTAGAACTTTCTGAAAAGATGTCTGATTTTGCATCTATGGGAATAACTGCATTGTGGATGCCTCCAGCATATAAAGGCCAAGCAGGAAAAAGTGATGTGGGATATGGTGTGTATGATATGTATGATCTTGGAGAATTTAATCAAAAAGGAAGTATTGCAACAAAATATGGAACAAAAGATCAATATTTAAATGTTGTAAGTTCTGCACATTTATATAATCTCCAAGTTTATGCTGATGTTGTATTTAATCATAGAATGGGTGCAGATGCAACAGAATGGGTTAATGCTACCAAAGTTTCTTGGAATGACAGAAATTTGGAACTTGAAAATAGAGAAATTGAGGCATGGACTGTTTTCGATTTTCCAGGGAGGGCAAATAAATATTCTGATTTCAAATGGAGATGGTATTATTTTGATGGAGTTGATTGGGATCAAAGTACTCAGGAAAGTGCAATATTTCGATTTAACGGAATAGGAAAAGAATGGGATTGGGAAGTTGACACTGAGAATGCAAATTATGATTATTTAATGGGTGCAGATTTAGATATGGAACATCCAGATGTTGTTCAAGAACTAAAGAATTGGGGGAAATGGTATGTTGATTTTACAAATGTTGATGGATTTAGACTGGATGCTGTGAAGCATATAAAGTTTGATTTTTTCAATGACTGGTTAGACTATATGAGAAACACAACAGGAAAAGAATTATTTACTGTTGGAGAATATTGGAGTACAGATATAAACAAATTAAATAACTATATTACAAAAACTGAAGGAAGAATGTCATTATTTGATGTGCCTTTACACCAACATTTTCATGATGCTTCAAATGCTGGTGGATATTATGACATGAGAAATATTTTCAATGGGACACTTGTACAATCAAATCCAGTAAAAGCTGTAACCTTTGTGGAAAACCACGATACACAACCTGGTCAATCACTATCTTCTTCAGTAGAAGATTGGTTTAAACCATTGGCATATGCAATGATTTTATTAAGAAAAGATGGTTATCCGTGTGTTTTTTATGGAGATATGTATGGTGCTCCTAATATAACAGCGCAATATGAAATTATAAAAAAATTAATAGAGGCAAGGAAATTATATGCTTATGGTGATCAATATGATTATTTAGATCATTGGGATATAATTGGATGGACCAGATTAGGAGATTTAGAACATCCAAAAGTTATGGCTGTAATATTAACAGATGGTCCCGGTGGAAGCAAATGGATGTATGTTGGAAAGAAAAATGCAAAATTTGTAGATTATTTAGGAAACAGAAGTGATGAAGTGTGGTCAAATTCTGATGGTTGGGCAGAGTTTAAGGTAAATGGCGGTTCAGTTTCTGTGTGGG from Marinitoga aeolica harbors:
- a CDS encoding alpha-amylase gives rise to the protein MKRFFLNVLVIITLILLLLTGCVKQVDENSGEIITSTSIVKGEWAQAYFRGTPNNWGTTLMQKVAPNTWEIIITFNNGDGYGSPRFKIDHYGDWSESYPASDYVVEPYTTYKITFYDDTHYIDVKKYTSPINGVMLQAFQWYLPEYDENTQRGLWVELSEKMSDFASMGITALWMPPAYKGQAGKSDVGYGVYDMYDLGEFNQKGSIATKYGTKDQYLNVVSSAHLYNLQVYADVVFNHRMGADATEWVNATKVSWNDRNLELENREIEAWTVFDFPGRANKYSDFKWRWYYFDGVDWDQSTQESAIFRFNGIGKEWDWEVDTENANYDYLMGADLDMEHPDVVQELKNWGKWYVDFTNVDGFRLDAVKHIKFDFFNDWLDYMRNTTGKELFTVGEYWSTDINKLNNYITKTEGRMSLFDVPLHQHFHDASNAGGYYDMRNIFNGTLVQSNPVKAVTFVENHDTQPGQSLSSSVEDWFKPLAYAMILLRKDGYPCVFYGDMYGAPNITAQYEIIKKLIEARKLYAYGDQYDYLDHWDIIGWTRLGDLEHPKVMAVILTDGPGGSKWMYVGKKNAKFVDYLGNRSDEVWSNSDGWAEFKVNGGSVSVWVEQ